In the Leguminivora glycinivorella isolate SPB_JAAS2020 chromosome 9, LegGlyc_1.1, whole genome shotgun sequence genome, ttgctcgtttttcaattccacactcggcgttaaaatacaactttgcccccttgtataacaaataactattcttacCCGTGTGTTGCAAGCAATATCAggtgagagttttgaatgattcacggttattttcattagacttatattgaccgggataaaggtaatcacggtctatatcccggtcaatataagtccaaTATCAGGTGGTTTATGATCCCGGCGGATTACTCCCGTTTAAGTATGCTGATGCAAGCAATCACTACACCTTCTTCACGGCAACTATTGCAAATTGCAAGCATACTTGCATAGGGTCGAATGGACCCGACGCAGCGAACATGTCAATGTTTGGTATCTTTCTTACCCGTGTGTTGCAAGCAATATCAGGTGGTTTATGATCCCGGTGGATTACTCCCGTTTATGCTGATGCAAGCACATTTAATTACTGAAGCTTTACGAGCTGATCTTTATTAAGCTTTCAGCACTAGTGCAGTAAACGGAGCATTGTGCGGATGAAAGAATATCCCCTTGGGAGTTTTTAAGAGTTTCGTAGGTAGGGATAATTGTAATTTggtttgaatttttcaaattgAGAGGAGTCAAAATTACCTACTAGTTGTCGAAAGAAACTTAGAATAAAAACCTATCCTAACCTAAAACGAAGTACAAAACTAAAACGAATACTTACctgaaaattaatataattatatatatgaaaataaatctaaaataaatgttataataaatttaaacctaTGTTGTCGATAAAATTATGTAATCTTGAGAATGTAAATTAAAGGTCAGATTTCtaaggttatttttttatttcagttacttaACTTGAGAATTATGGTCGCAAAATTTACAACAGGGGTAATATTGGGGTAATATTAGAGAGATAACAGCGAGAGAGTTTTTTAACAACTAACtttatacacatacatacatacatacatacatacaatcacgcctgtttcccagaggggtgggcagagatcacggatttccatttactacgatcctgacatttcctgacaaatcacttttgcttcacacactttcataacgtttctcatacacgctcgtcggttgcgagtacttctgacctggcctttacTAACTTTATACCACTAACAAACACGAAAACAGATAATCTTAAAACATACATTACTGTAAAATTGTTAAACTATACTACGGTAGAAGACGAAGTATTATTATcacgttttaataaaagaaACAATTTGCATAAAAAATCAGTCAAAAATTTTAACCCACTCTGTCCTAAGTGCAAGTCCCGTCAATCAATATTTCGCGTTAACCTGTCGTGGAGATCAAGGCCTTAactaatgaagaaatattttaaatactttagattttttagttttaatttttatattttactagctttttcccgcatgctcgcattaaattctaaaattgcggaatgttccatacaatccaccccccattctagggaagtgggggagagacaaaaagcagcctatgtcactctccatcccttcaactatctccacttaaaaaccaCGTCCAtgcttcgctccgttttgccgtgaagtacacacacactttcccatttataatattagtatggatttgtttaagattgtacatactagaaactttttatttattgaataaatttctttattaaaaaaaatgcactgATATCTATGTTGTACATACtagaaactttttatttattgaataaatttctttattaaaaaaaatgcactgATATCTATATGAGATATATAATTTGACTGATAGCGGAAACGTTTAAATAATTATCTATCACATTTTCGTCATTCATATATGCGATCGCTGAGGTAAATAGCGTTTGTAAAGGTCTTCCCAGAACTGTAGATGGTCCGGTTCAGGATTGACGCAGGGTTGCAGTTTCTCGCCAATGTCCAAGTAGTTTTGCTTGTCCAAAGTGAATGGTGACCACTTGACTCCTAGGCTGTCATCCGGGGTCGGGTTTCTGAAAAAAAGGTACTCTTTAAGTTATCTTAGTACTTATGTACATATACTACAAAAGGTAATATTCAAACTGTATTAGCGTTACTCATCCGTGAAGAATAGCTTCAATTGAAGTAAATGTCAACAATGGGGGATACAACATCGATTAAAATATTGCTACCGTCGACTGCATTAATGCTGCAAAAGTCTAACTTGATATCCCATATAAATTAGACCTTTTGGGTTCTCTTTTAAGGAGTTGGGTTCTTCTGAGAAGTGGCGAGCATCTACTAAGTTGCCTAAACTTACCCAAATTTAGCAAAATTAGTCCACAATTTAGtaacattatcaatcatttgGAACGTCTTAGTCCCCGGCTCTGTCCTCTTAATCCGCCCCTTGCACGGAAACATATACGCCAGGTCGTCCACGTGACATGTCGTCTTCTTGTCCCCCACTATCTTCCAGAACCCAAACATGTTCGCCATTATATTCCTCTCCGATTTACAAGTAAACCGGTAAAAGTATAACTTGTTGGAACTAGACCCAGCGCATATTTTCTGCCATTGAATAATATCGTAAATCATTGCAGCCATTGAAAACATTCTTACTAGTTCATTTATAACATCAAAAGTCATTTTCTTGtcctgaaaataaaactgtttgATTTTCCGTCCAACTTCGAATTGGTCTACTAGCGTACAGTGCCAAGTGATTGGTCTAGGGACGTATTCTTCTAGAAATTGGTTGAATCTAGGCATTAATACGGTAAAGTCGTTTCTACAAGTCATGATAGCAGTCATTATTCCCTCGTCCTCGACGTAGCCGTTCATTACTTCGACTCCTTCATGTATCCCTCTTCGGATTCCGTCATATGAATTCCCACTCCAATACCTTTCGATATTGTCAAAATTCTTCTCGCTTACAACTGCGAAATATATTTCTGAAGAATTTTTAGCTTTGATTGCCATTGTTGTTGGTATTTGTAAATTGATCAGGGAATCAACTGGTTGGACTTTGAAGAATTCATACAATACATTGTTATCTGATGAATGGCAACCCAACTGTCTTGCCAAAGCTAAGACTACTTCTCGTGGTTCGAACGGCATCGACCAGAAGCAAGTGCAAGTTCCGCTTTGCATGATCGCTCTGCGGAACAGTCCTTTAGTCATTGGGGACATCAAATGAAAAGACACACATACTCCACCAGCGCTGTTTCCAAATATGGTGATATTTTCGGGATCCCCTCCAAGAGCGctaatatttttcttgatcCATCTCATAGCTTGTACTTGGTCTTTCATCCCAGCGTTGCCAGGCGCATCTTCAGAATCAAGGCCAAGAAAACCTAAGACTTCCAGTCTGTAGTTAATTGTGACTAAGACAACATCATGTCTAACGAGGAATTCTGGTCCGTACATGTCATCGTTACTGCCTCCGATGGCAAAACTTCCTCCGTGGATGTAAAACATGACTGGCAGAGGGTTTTCTGGCTTTATATTTGGAGTGTAAATGTTGAGATAGAGACAGTCCTCGCTTCCCCAGGGAG is a window encoding:
- the LOC125229784 gene encoding juvenile hormone esterase-like, giving the protein MVKVSVNEGILEGTHERNEYGGSFYSFKGIPYAEPPLGDLRFKAPKPPKPWTGVRNAKDFGPICYQMNPITKTPWGSEDCLYLNIYTPNIKPENPLPVMFYIHGGSFAIGGSNDDMYGPEFLVRHDVVLVTINYRLEVLGFLGLDSEDAPGNAGMKDQVQAMRWIKKNISALGGDPENITIFGNSAGGVCVSFHLMSPMTKGLFRRAIMQSGTCTCFWSMPFEPREVVLALARQLGCHSSDNNVLYEFFKVQPVDSLINLQIPTTMAIKAKNSSEIYFAVVSEKNFDNIERYWSGNSYDGIRRGIHEGVEVMNGYVEDEGIMTAIMTCRNDFTVLMPRFNQFLEEYVPRPITWHCTLVDQFEVGRKIKQFYFQDKKMTFDVINELVRMFSMAAMIYDIIQWQKICAGSSSNKLYFYRFTCKSERNIMANMFGFWKIVGDKKTTCHVDDLAYMFPCKGRIKRTEPGTKTFQMIDNVTKLWTNFAKFGNPTPDDSLGVKWSPFTLDKQNYLDIGEKLQPCVNPEPDHLQFWEDLYKRYLPQRSHI